A stretch of DNA from Chloroflexota bacterium:
CTAGAAGAGATTACTGGGTAAGCCGAAATACGTGGATTCAGAAGCATAACGTTCTACATCCCCCACTGAGATTGCTTCGCTGCGCTCGCAATGACACCGGCGGCTAACCCGCAATGACACCAGCGGCCAACCGGAATGACACGGCACACAAACCCCTGAGCCATAAGCGAGAAGAAATACGATATGTTCGGAGATGTTTCCTAGCCATGGGTCAGCCCCATTAGTCATGGGCCAGGCGGCGTATCGTTGCGTTTATGGAGTTGCTCTCACCTTGGGTGATCAAGCCGTCACGGACCGCCAGCTTCAACAGGTCTCCTGTACCAAAGACAGCAATAGATAAACTCACAGCCTTACATGCTTCGCGTGCAAGGCCATCATCTGTCGCTATATCGTAGCCCCTGTTGCAGGCGATGGCTATTGACGCGGATTCGCCCAGCCCCAGCCTCCTTCCAAGGAGCAGGTTAGCATATATCGAGATTTCTTCCCCGGAGGATTCATCAAGAGTAACCACGCAGATGGTACCGTCAACCTGCATCTGTGTTAGAAGAGCTATGAGATATTGCCCTCTACCGGGCCAGCGTGAGGCTTCCTGAAGGACCTGGCCGGTGATGCAGAAAGTGCCCTTTGGCCAGATTCCCAGCACTCGAGCTAGAGCTCCGGCAGAATACAGTCTTGAGACAACGTCGTTATCGAGGACAACAGGTCTGTTGAAAGGCGACATTCAGGCATCGCCTTCCTTACTTTCTCCACTAAGCTCGTCTCTGAGTTCGTAGTAGTTCCTCCTCAGGAGTTCGGCCAGCTTCTCAAATGAGACAAGTTTCGCCTTGTAAGCCTCGTATGCCAGATATTTGTAATGACGAGGAAGCATGTCAGGGGGATCCTCTCTGTCACAATATCCCAGCAGGATGGCGATAGGTGATGTGGTGACTCGTTGAGTCATAATGCCTTGCCATCTGGAAAGCGAGAGCTTCCTGAGAGATACCAACCTCCAGCCGGTTGCTTCAAAGCTGGTGCCGAAATAAGTCGCTAGATGAAAGACGACCTCAGCCGTTGGGGCAGTTGTCTGTTTGGATACAAACTGGCTCAACATCTCATTCATGGCGCGTCTGGGCATCAGGAAAGCAGCGGCAAATGCATTGGCGAAACGTTCGTGAGGACGCCGTGTCACAAATCCAGTGTCGGTGTCAATGTGAGCATGGGCTAACTGATTCCGATGGGCAATGCAGTGCCCATACTCGTGTGCCACAGTAAATGTGCGCCTCCGCTGAGGATGAAGTGAGTTGATTAGCAAGCAGGCGCCAAGGTCCTTGTCACACGCAAAAGCGCCGGAGAACCCTTGTGATTCCTCCGGCAGGTGAAATATCTTCACCCCCCTCTTCTTTTCCAGTAAGTCGCAAATATCCTTTATGGGCTGACTATCAAGGCCCATTGAGCTTCGCTCAGCCACTGCCAGGTCTTCGGCCTGTTCCAGTGTTGTTGGAGAAGCACTTGAGTAGTCAGGCGGCCCCGGCATCTCTGGCGCTCCCACGAGCTGCATCAGGTCTCGGTAGTCTTTGCATAAGTCTTGAAATCCGATGATTGTCTCCCGGGGAACAGCTGCTGCTGAAGCAGCTCGGAGTAGAACGGAGAAGCAGGCACTGGACTCGTCCTGGTCAAAGAAGAAGGTCAGGGGACGATGATATAACTTGGCGAACTTGTATAACTCTACGGCCGAGACACGTCGCTTCTGACTCTCAATGTCTGAGACGGTGGATGTTGCGAGGCCCATACTCTCGCCGACCTGGCTGAGAGTGAGTCCCAAGGCTGTTCTGGCTTGCCTCAGCATACGGCCGACTGCGACAGGCAAATCCGTCG
This window harbors:
- a CDS encoding XRE family transcriptional regulator; the encoded protein is MVVSATTDLPVAVGRMLRQARTALGLTLSQVGESMGLATSTVSDIESQKRRVSAVELYKFAKLYHRPLTFFFDQDESSACFSVLLRAASAAAVPRETIIGFQDLCKDYRDLMQLVGAPEMPGPPDYSSASPTTLEQAEDLAVAERSSMGLDSQPIKDICDLLEKKRGVKIFHLPEESQGFSGAFACDKDLGACLLINSLHPQRRRTFTVAHEYGHCIAHRNQLAHAHIDTDTGFVTRRPHERFANAFAAAFLMPRRAMNEMLSQFVSKQTTAPTAEVVFHLATYFGTSFEATGWRLVSLRKLSLSRWQGIMTQRVTTSPIAILLGYCDREDPPDMLPRHYKYLAYEAYKAKLVSFEKLAELLRRNYYELRDELSGESKEGDA